Proteins co-encoded in one Pogoniulus pusillus isolate bPogPus1 chromosome 15, bPogPus1.pri, whole genome shotgun sequence genomic window:
- the PDE6H gene encoding retinal cone rhodopsin-sensitive cGMP 3',5'-cyclic phosphodiesterase subunit gamma, translating to MSENPPANLNAGETAATGPTTPRKGPPKFKQRQTRQFKSKPPKKGVKGFGDDIPGMEGLGTDITVICPWEAFSHLELHELAQFGII from the exons ATGAGCGAGAACCCTCCTGCCAACCTCAATGCTGGAGAAACTGCTGCAACTGGGCCCACCACACCACGCAAGGGGCCTCCCAAGTTCAAGCAGAGACAGACAAGGCAGTTCAAGAGCAAGCCCCCTAAAAAAGGAGTAAAAGG GTTTGGAGATGACATCCCAGGCATGGAGGGACTGGGCACAG ATATCACAGTGATTTGCCCATGGGAAGCTTTCAGCCATCTGGAACTGCATGAGCTGGCCCAGTTTGGGATCATCTAA